In Ilumatobacter fluminis, the following proteins share a genomic window:
- the tsaD gene encoding tRNA (adenosine(37)-N6)-threonylcarbamoyltransferase complex transferase subunit TsaD, producing the protein MSADRPTSTPDESTVVLGIETSCDETAAAIVMGGNDVVSSVVSSQIEIHADFGGVVPEIASRAHLEALNPVIARAIVEAGIDEQRIDAVACTHGPGLIGALLVGVSAAKSLALAWDVPYVGVNHLEAHLYSAFLEDPTLEFPMVVLLVSGGHTMLIEMQDHGRYRLLGQTIDDAAGEAFDKVARFLDLGYPGGPAIDAEALNGDPDAIRFPRALSDDPDNLDFSFSGLKTAVMNYVRKHPDVSSADVAASFQMAVVDVLVTKARRAAQVTGAKGIVLGGGVAANSLLREELLGACAKDGVRGFLPSRSMCTDNAAMIAAAGWYRLASDGPTDLADGAHPNLKLPLIRFDDADGGVADRAR; encoded by the coding sequence ATGAGCGCCGATCGACCGACGTCGACCCCCGACGAATCCACCGTCGTACTCGGCATCGAGACCAGCTGCGACGAGACCGCCGCCGCCATCGTGATGGGCGGCAACGACGTGGTGTCGAGTGTGGTGTCGAGCCAGATCGAGATCCACGCCGACTTCGGCGGTGTCGTGCCGGAGATCGCCAGCCGCGCCCACCTCGAGGCGCTCAACCCGGTGATCGCACGTGCGATCGTCGAAGCCGGCATCGACGAACAGCGCATCGACGCCGTCGCGTGCACGCATGGCCCTGGTCTGATCGGCGCGCTGTTGGTCGGTGTGTCGGCGGCGAAGTCGTTGGCGCTCGCGTGGGACGTGCCGTACGTCGGCGTCAACCACCTCGAGGCTCACCTCTACTCGGCGTTCCTCGAAGACCCGACGCTCGAGTTCCCGATGGTCGTGCTGCTCGTGTCGGGCGGTCACACGATGCTGATCGAGATGCAGGACCACGGCCGGTACCGGCTGCTCGGCCAGACGATCGACGACGCTGCCGGCGAGGCGTTCGACAAGGTGGCGCGCTTCTTGGACCTCGGCTATCCGGGCGGACCGGCCATCGACGCCGAGGCGCTCAACGGCGACCCGGACGCCATCCGGTTCCCGCGGGCGCTCAGCGACGACCCGGACAACCTCGACTTCAGCTTCAGCGGCCTCAAGACCGCGGTCATGAACTACGTGCGCAAGCACCCGGACGTCTCCTCGGCCGACGTCGCCGCGAGCTTCCAGATGGCCGTGGTCGACGTGTTGGTCACCAAGGCCCGCCGGGCGGCCCAGGTCACCGGCGCGAAGGGGATCGTGCTGGGCGGGGGAGTGGCCGCCAACTCACTGTTGCGCGAGGAACTGCTCGGCGCGTGCGCCAAGGACGGGGTGCGTGGCTTCCTGCCGAGCCGGTCGATGTGCACCGACAACGCGGCGATGATCGCGGCGGCGGGCTGGTACCGCCTGGCGAGCGACGGCCCGACCGACCTCGCCGACGGGGCCCACCCCAACCTCAAACTCCCCCTGATTCGGTTCGACGACGCCGATGGCGGCGTTGCGGATCGGGCTCGCTGA
- the tsaE gene encoding tRNA (adenosine(37)-N6)-threonylcarbamoyltransferase complex ATPase subunit type 1 TsaE codes for MLLRADSLASTQSIAAALASVSRPGDLIVLAGEIGAGKTAFAQGFGRALGIVEAITSPTFTLVHSYPVPNSKVTMHHADLYRLDTTGDVDELALHELAEFGGIVLVEWGDVAAATLGDHLEVRIDHDDADDDDAADADGDADDDFGLDGSRLITLDATGPGWAGRWDRLAAAMEAYRC; via the coding sequence ATGTTGCTGCGCGCCGACTCGCTCGCGTCCACCCAGTCCATCGCCGCCGCGTTGGCGAGCGTCTCGCGTCCGGGCGACCTGATCGTGCTGGCCGGTGAGATTGGCGCCGGCAAGACCGCCTTCGCCCAGGGGTTCGGACGTGCGCTCGGCATCGTCGAGGCGATCACCTCGCCGACGTTCACCCTGGTGCACAGCTACCCCGTGCCGAACAGCAAGGTGACGATGCACCACGCCGACCTCTACCGCCTCGACACGACCGGCGACGTCGACGAACTGGCGCTGCACGAACTCGCCGAGTTCGGTGGGATCGTGCTCGTCGAGTGGGGCGACGTGGCCGCCGCGACGTTGGGCGACCACCTCGAGGTGCGGATCGACCACGACGACGCTGACGACGATGACGCTGCGGATGCGGATGGCGACGCGGACGACGACTTCGGCCTCGACGGGTCGCGGCTGATCACGCTCGACGCCACCGGCCCGGGCTGGGCCGGTCGATGGGACCGATTGGCGGCGGCGATGGAGGCGTACCGATGCTGA
- a CDS encoding GNAT family N-acetyltransferase produces MPTATTVISKPFAALTVREFHDLLRLRIDVFVVEQACPYPELDGRDVEPGTGHHWITGSAARGSADDGDAVAAYARTLDDGDAIRIGRVVAAPDARGAGLAAALMAHLVDRFEGQAIVLDAQSHLVDWYRRFGFEPDGEEFVEDGIPHVPMRRVG; encoded by the coding sequence GTGCCGACCGCGACGACCGTGATCTCGAAGCCGTTCGCGGCGTTGACGGTACGAGAGTTCCACGACCTGCTCCGGCTCCGCATCGACGTGTTCGTCGTGGAGCAAGCGTGCCCGTACCCCGAACTCGACGGCCGTGACGTCGAGCCCGGAACGGGGCACCACTGGATCACCGGTAGCGCCGCACGGGGTTCTGCCGATGACGGTGATGCCGTCGCGGCCTACGCCCGCACGCTCGACGACGGCGACGCGATCCGTATCGGTCGGGTCGTGGCGGCGCCGGACGCACGCGGCGCAGGTCTTGCCGCGGCGCTCATGGCCCACCTCGTCGATCGGTTCGAGGGGCAGGCGATCGTGCTCGATGCCCAGTCGCACCTCGTCGACTGGTACCGCCGCTTCGGATTCGAGCCCGACGGCGAGGAGTTCGTGGAGGACGGTATCCCCCACGTCCCGATGCGCCGAGTCGGCTGA
- the alr gene encoding alanine racemase — protein sequence MPSDNDEGRRDDVDVAASRWAWAEVDVDALRHNVGSLTRAVSPSHVRAVVKADGYGHGAVTAARAALDAGAAGLCVALVQEGVELRAAGIDAPILVLTEQPPEQLDSLAAAGLEATAYRLDHVDALAAAATRVGAVVSVHLKIDSGMQRVGAAPDLIASLVDAVRSSDSLRLGGVFTHLAVADEPEHRATAEQLATFDAALGSLGDADLPAVHAANSAGALAAPSARRSFVRLGIAMYGISPGPDVDHLVADLRPALALKARVSYVKQVDAGTHVSYGWRHRFDRDTTVATVPIGYADGVPRRLGTLPDAPGFDVLIGGRRCPIVGVVTMDQLVVDVRDAPVTIGDEVVLIGRQGEHEIRAEHWAERLGTIGYEIVCGISARVPRRVVGGGHR from the coding sequence GTGCCCTCTGACAACGACGAGGGCCGGCGCGACGACGTCGACGTGGCGGCGAGCCGGTGGGCGTGGGCCGAGGTCGACGTCGACGCCCTGCGTCACAACGTCGGCTCGCTCACCCGAGCGGTGAGCCCGTCGCACGTCCGAGCGGTCGTCAAGGCCGACGGCTACGGCCACGGCGCCGTGACGGCGGCACGGGCCGCCCTCGACGCCGGCGCCGCAGGATTGTGCGTCGCGCTCGTGCAGGAAGGCGTCGAGCTGCGAGCCGCCGGCATCGACGCGCCGATCCTGGTCCTGACCGAGCAACCGCCCGAGCAACTCGACTCGCTCGCTGCCGCCGGACTGGAGGCGACCGCCTACCGGCTCGACCATGTCGACGCGCTCGCAGCAGCGGCGACCCGTGTCGGCGCCGTCGTCTCGGTGCATCTCAAGATCGACAGCGGGATGCAGCGGGTCGGCGCGGCCCCCGACCTGATCGCATCGCTCGTCGACGCCGTGCGCTCGTCGGACTCGCTCCGGCTCGGCGGCGTGTTCACCCACCTCGCTGTCGCCGACGAGCCCGAACACCGGGCGACCGCCGAACAGCTGGCGACATTCGACGCCGCGCTCGGCTCGCTGGGTGACGCCGACCTGCCGGCCGTCCACGCCGCGAATTCGGCCGGTGCGCTCGCGGCGCCGTCCGCCCGTCGGTCGTTCGTCCGCCTCGGGATCGCGATGTACGGCATCTCGCCGGGACCGGACGTCGACCATCTGGTCGCCGATCTCCGTCCGGCGCTCGCACTCAAGGCGAGGGTGTCGTACGTCAAGCAGGTCGACGCGGGCACCCATGTGTCGTACGGGTGGCGCCACCGTTTCGACCGGGACACGACCGTGGCGACGGTGCCGATCGGCTACGCCGACGGGGTGCCACGCCGGCTCGGCACCCTGCCCGACGCGCCGGGGTTCGACGTGCTGATCGGAGGCCGACGCTGCCCGATCGTCGGCGTCGTCACCATGGACCAGTTGGTGGTCGACGTCCGCGACGCACCCGTGACGATCGGGGACGAGGTCGTCCTCATCGGTCGCCAAGGGGAGCACGAGATCCGTGCCGAGCACTGGGCGGAACGGCTCGGCACGATCGGCTACGAGATCGTCTGTGGCATCTCGGCCCGGGTGCCGCGCCGAGTCGTCGGTGGCGGGCATCGGTGA
- a CDS encoding sterol desaturase family protein: MNTNTSTNTGIDPTSADATTGIRSTDLTTKREIWRFLVTRPSAQALAVAIVVLGTARLVVGDYGRGDLIAIVATLAMTGTVEWIIHKYLLHAPLDSWATRTLGTGTGHHQHHLDPTDPDWLLLGGLDAAVFVTMFGAVTAAWSVPLMWITGSSILGGFLTAWLCAAIGLFHYEFVHLMVHTRYRPRTRFYKGLARHHRLHHYRNEHYWLGVTSNTGDRLLRTLPKHKTDVPLSDTARTLGQ, translated from the coding sequence ATGAACACGAACACGAGCACGAACACCGGCATCGACCCCACATCGGCCGACGCCACCACCGGTATCCGCTCGACCGACCTGACGACCAAGCGTGAGATCTGGCGCTTCCTCGTCACCCGGCCATCGGCACAGGCCCTCGCCGTCGCGATCGTCGTGCTCGGCACTGCACGACTCGTCGTCGGCGACTACGGCCGCGGCGACCTGATCGCGATCGTCGCGACGCTCGCCATGACGGGCACCGTCGAGTGGATCATCCACAAGTACCTGCTGCACGCCCCGCTCGACTCGTGGGCCACCCGGACGCTCGGCACCGGCACCGGACACCACCAACACCATCTCGATCCGACCGATCCCGACTGGCTCCTGCTCGGCGGCCTCGACGCGGCCGTGTTCGTCACGATGTTCGGGGCGGTCACAGCCGCATGGTCGGTTCCCCTGATGTGGATCACCGGTTCGTCGATCCTCGGCGGCTTCCTCACGGCGTGGCTGTGCGCCGCGATCGGGCTGTTCCACTACGAGTTCGTCCACCTCATGGTGCACACCCGGTACCGACCCCGAACCCGCTTCTACAAGGGGTTGGCCCGACACCACCGACTCCATCACTACCGCAACGAGCACTACTGGCTCGGTGTCACCTCGAACACCGGCGACCGACTCCTGCGCACCCTCCCGAAGCACAAGACCGACGTCCCCCTCAGCGACACCGCCCGAACCCTCGGCCAATAG
- a CDS encoding peptidoglycan-binding protein → MTTPSRPSRTAALLASIVVALAGVTAYAASVGIGDAADPVAEQAVRVAPPEPAVVIGDSAIAALRWVPNAEFAIVGFEHTLDLESCRRLYYASCRGREGRTPPSVHAALLDHSDNYHTLVVATGYNDGTFGFEASFRNIVSRARSLGYERIVWYTLRSDVDYVSPGSVGNHETFADNNAELSRLIATGDFPDVVIADWGGFTADQREWFATDGVHYRAVGAWAAADYLTRKMAFLDERPCPFPTAPNRLVENPCPDPDETGPVADVEALYPVGVDGLLCYEIGEQRRFECRTDYHVLQLTRELEPGMSGSDVGALQTRLQRLDLFADAVDNVYGDTTTDAVSAFQDDNDLPVTGNADIDTLDALGFDVSAL, encoded by the coding sequence ATGACCACGCCATCTCGCCCCTCCCGCACCGCCGCGCTGCTGGCGTCGATCGTCGTCGCGCTCGCCGGTGTGACGGCGTACGCGGCGTCGGTCGGCATCGGCGACGCCGCCGATCCGGTCGCCGAACAGGCCGTCCGTGTCGCCCCGCCCGAACCGGCCGTGGTGATCGGCGACAGCGCCATCGCGGCCCTGCGCTGGGTGCCCAACGCCGAGTTCGCGATCGTCGGCTTCGAACACACCCTCGACCTCGAGTCGTGTCGGCGCCTCTACTACGCCTCGTGTCGAGGCCGTGAGGGCCGCACACCGCCGTCGGTGCATGCCGCCCTGCTCGACCACTCCGACAACTACCACACCCTCGTCGTCGCCACCGGCTACAACGACGGCACGTTCGGATTCGAGGCATCGTTCCGGAACATCGTCAGTCGGGCACGGAGCCTCGGGTACGAACGGATCGTCTGGTACACCCTGCGATCCGACGTCGACTACGTCTCGCCCGGCTCGGTCGGCAATCACGAGACCTTCGCCGACAACAACGCCGAACTCAGCCGCCTGATCGCCACCGGCGACTTCCCCGACGTCGTCATCGCCGACTGGGGTGGCTTCACCGCCGACCAGCGCGAATGGTTCGCGACCGACGGTGTGCATTACCGGGCCGTCGGAGCCTGGGCGGCGGCCGACTACCTCACGCGGAAGATGGCGTTCCTCGACGAACGACCGTGCCCGTTCCCCACCGCCCCGAACCGCCTCGTCGAGAACCCGTGTCCCGACCCCGACGAGACGGGCCCCGTCGCCGACGTCGAGGCGCTGTACCCGGTCGGTGTCGACGGTCTGCTCTGCTACGAGATCGGCGAACAGCGGCGGTTCGAGTGCCGCACCGACTACCACGTCCTGCAGCTCACACGCGAACTCGAACCCGGCATGTCGGGATCCGACGTCGGTGCGCTCCAGACCCGGCTCCAGCGACTCGATCTGTTCGCCGACGCCGTCGACAACGTCTACGGCGACACCACGACCGACGCCGTCAGCGCATTCCAGGACGACAACGATCTGCCGGTCACCGGCAACGCCGACATCGACACCCTCGACGCGTTGGGATTCGACGTCAGTGCCCTCTGA
- the dusB gene encoding tRNA dihydrouridine synthase DusB: MLPLQIGSFTPKAPVVLAPMAGVTNRAFRAMCRSYGDELVYVNEMVMSHAVVYRNDKTLTMMQFGDDESPRSLQIYGSDPDMLGRAVHQVCDEGRVDHVDLNFGCPAAKVTRKGGGAAVPAKPKLLQQIVRRAVQAAEPYGVPVTAKFRMGLWDDLRTDITTGRICADEGIGWIALHARTVEQHYSGEARWEAIGALKEAVTDIPVLGNGDIWEASDAVAMMAQTDCDGVVIGRGCLGRPWLFGDLITVLNGGEAPAPRRLGEVAEAMRRHARLLTDHYAGFGGEEHAMRDFRKHCAWYLSGYPVGPDVRRTLAQVSSLAQLDDVLGAFDPDAEIVEGGERIKRGHTNGPIKVALPEGYLDDPDELAIPDDADVMALSGG, encoded by the coding sequence ATGTTGCCGCTGCAGATCGGATCGTTCACGCCGAAGGCGCCCGTGGTGCTCGCCCCCATGGCGGGCGTGACCAACCGCGCCTTCCGCGCGATGTGCCGGTCGTACGGCGACGAACTCGTCTACGTCAACGAGATGGTCATGTCGCATGCCGTCGTGTACCGCAACGACAAGACGCTGACGATGATGCAGTTCGGTGACGACGAGTCGCCGCGCAGCCTCCAGATCTACGGCAGCGATCCCGACATGCTCGGCCGCGCCGTGCATCAGGTGTGCGACGAGGGGCGGGTCGATCACGTCGACCTGAACTTCGGCTGTCCGGCTGCCAAGGTCACCCGCAAGGGCGGCGGTGCCGCCGTACCCGCGAAGCCGAAGCTGCTCCAGCAGATCGTCCGGCGTGCCGTGCAGGCCGCCGAACCGTACGGCGTGCCGGTCACCGCCAAGTTCCGGATGGGACTCTGGGACGACCTGCGCACCGACATCACGACCGGCCGCATCTGCGCCGACGAGGGCATCGGATGGATCGCGCTCCACGCCCGCACGGTCGAGCAGCACTACTCCGGCGAGGCCCGCTGGGAGGCGATCGGCGCCCTGAAGGAAGCGGTGACCGACATTCCGGTCCTCGGCAACGGCGACATCTGGGAGGCGTCAGACGCCGTGGCGATGATGGCCCAAACCGACTGTGACGGCGTCGTGATCGGCCGCGGATGCCTCGGACGCCCCTGGCTGTTCGGTGACCTGATCACCGTGCTGAACGGTGGCGAGGCGCCGGCCCCGCGCCGCCTCGGCGAGGTCGCCGAGGCGATGCGCCGCCACGCCCGACTGCTCACCGACCACTACGCCGGGTTCGGTGGCGAGGAGCACGCGATGCGCGACTTCCGCAAACACTGCGCCTGGTACCTGTCGGGCTACCCGGTCGGCCCCGACGTCCGCCGCACCCTCGCCCAGGTCTCGTCGCTGGCACAGCTCGACGACGTCCTCGGCGCGTTCGACCCCGACGCCGAGATCGTCGAGGGCGGCGAGCGCATCAAGCGCGGTCACACCAACGGGCCGATCAAGGTCGCGCTCCCCGAGGGTTACCTCGACGACCCCGACGAGCTGGCGATCCCCGACGACGCCGACGTCATGGCCCTCTCCGGCGGCTGA
- the rimI gene encoding ribosomal protein S18-alanine N-acetyltransferase — protein sequence MSILSNRLRRSHPDAGPIVIEPMRRRDLKAVMPIEDAAYPTSWSRRIFETELDQVGNGSRYYLVARDGRDIVGYAGLWHVIDPDGDQAHITNIVVDEAHRRRGVASRLMLDLARTARSRGCVAWTLEVRAGSTGAQELYRVFGFAPAGIRRRYYDNVEDAIVMWCHDLATDEYAARLDTIERELQEDGR from the coding sequence GTGAGCATCCTGTCGAACCGGCTCCGCCGCTCGCACCCCGACGCCGGTCCGATCGTGATCGAGCCGATGCGTCGCCGCGACCTCAAGGCGGTCATGCCGATCGAGGACGCCGCGTATCCCACCTCGTGGTCGAGGCGGATCTTCGAGACCGAGCTCGACCAGGTCGGCAACGGCAGCCGCTACTACCTCGTCGCCCGAGACGGCCGCGACATCGTCGGGTACGCCGGCCTGTGGCACGTCATCGACCCCGATGGCGATCAGGCGCACATCACGAACATCGTCGTCGACGAGGCGCACCGTCGCCGTGGCGTCGCGAGCCGGCTGATGCTCGACCTCGCCCGCACGGCGCGCTCGCGCGGGTGCGTCGCGTGGACGCTCGAGGTGCGTGCCGGCAGCACGGGCGCTCAGGAGCTCTATCGCGTGTTCGGCTTCGCCCCGGCCGGCATCCGCCGCCGCTACTACGACAACGTCGAGGACGCGATCGTCATGTGGTGCCACGACCTGGCCACCGACGAGTACGCCGCCCGACTCGACACCATCGAACGAGAGTTGCAGGAGGACGGCCGATGA
- a CDS encoding TetR/AcrR family transcriptional regulator — translation MPTQAERRAATRATLLDAAAEVLVERGLAGFTTTAVTDRAGVSNGALFRHFPTRLDLIAATVEHVLVRLRTTYETTFGDLPDRPDVETLLDLLWSAMSDTQFGAVLEVYTQARTDTDLLAAIHPIVAEHGDYVNALTARVAATLGDGTDTAPLAGLGSLAILAMQGLVVGQMAGASPGYERDVLADFRTLIDTLIDTGRSPTRTGAPS, via the coding sequence ATGCCGACCCAGGCCGAGCGCCGCGCCGCCACCCGTGCCACCCTCCTCGACGCCGCCGCCGAGGTCCTCGTCGAACGCGGGCTGGCCGGATTCACCACGACGGCGGTCACCGACCGCGCCGGGGTAAGCAACGGCGCCCTGTTCCGTCACTTCCCGACGCGCCTCGACCTGATCGCCGCAACGGTCGAACACGTCCTGGTTCGCCTCCGCACGACCTACGAGACGACGTTCGGCGATCTGCCCGATCGTCCCGACGTCGAGACCCTGCTCGACCTGTTGTGGTCGGCGATGTCCGACACCCAGTTCGGCGCCGTGCTCGAGGTGTACACCCAGGCCCGCACCGACACCGACCTGCTCGCAGCAATCCACCCGATCGTCGCCGAACACGGCGACTACGTGAACGCGCTGACCGCACGAGTCGCCGCAACGCTCGGCGACGGCACCGACACCGCTCCCCTGGCCGGCCTCGGCAGCCTCGCCATCCTCGCCATGCAGGGGCTCGTGGTCGGCCAGATGGCCGGCGCCTCGCCCGGCTACGAACGCGATGTCCTCGCCGACTTCCGAACCCTCATCGACACACTGATCGACACGGGGCGATCCCCGACCCGAACCGGAGCACCGTCATGA
- the tsaB gene encoding tRNA (adenosine(37)-N6)-threonylcarbamoyltransferase complex dimerization subunit type 1 TsaB, whose protein sequence is MLILGIESATEQVGVAIGGHEGVIATFEVTRGRRHAEILTPAIEFVLRNADIDVDELGCIAVDIGPGMFTGMRVGISAAKAMAQALRIPMIGISSLDLLAFPCRHTDRVVVPVIDARKSEVSWAMYRQVPGGVQQVATPTVGPVDELVADLLARSQEALLVGDGAHRYRDEILEGYRCEIAAPVHPSPGALVELAHAKALREEWVRPNEIEPIYLRPPDAQINWATREQRA, encoded by the coding sequence ATGCTGATCCTCGGGATCGAATCGGCGACCGAACAGGTCGGTGTCGCGATCGGCGGCCACGAAGGCGTCATCGCGACGTTCGAGGTGACGCGCGGTCGCCGACACGCCGAGATCCTCACCCCCGCGATCGAGTTCGTACTCCGCAATGCCGACATCGACGTCGACGAACTCGGCTGCATCGCCGTCGACATCGGTCCCGGCATGTTCACCGGCATGCGTGTCGGTATCTCGGCGGCGAAGGCGATGGCGCAGGCGCTGCGCATCCCGATGATCGGCATCTCGTCGCTCGACCTCCTGGCGTTCCCGTGCCGACACACCGACCGAGTCGTGGTCCCCGTGATCGACGCGCGCAAGAGCGAGGTGTCATGGGCGATGTACCGGCAGGTGCCCGGTGGTGTGCAACAGGTCGCCACGCCCACCGTCGGGCCGGTCGACGAGCTCGTCGCCGATCTGCTCGCCCGGAGCCAGGAGGCGCTCCTCGTCGGCGACGGCGCCCACCGGTACCGCGACGAGATCCTCGAGGGATACCGCTGCGAGATCGCCGCACCCGTCCACCCGTCGCCGGGTGCACTCGTCGAGTTGGCACACGCCAAGGCCTTGCGCGAGGAGTGGGTGCGGCCGAACGAGATCGAACCCATCTACCTTCGGCCGCCCGACGCCCAGATCAACTGGGCGACCCGGGAGCAGCGGGCGTGA